In Candidatus Binataceae bacterium, the genomic stretch GCGGGCGGCCATGCCCCCAGGGCGAAGACGGCGTGCTGGTCACGATGATGGACGGCGTGCAGGGGTGTGACAAAGCTCTGGAGCTGATGACTGAGGATGCCGTGGATGACATACTCAAGCAGCGTCCATGAGAGCAGGCCGGAGAGCAGCCAGGCGATTACCGCGAACATAATTTTGATGATTTACGGGGGTAATTTGGCTAACAATTAAATCCTATTGGCGCGGTAGAATAGGAGCAAGAGCCGAGTTCAAAACTGCTCAAAGTGGTCACAGGCCGAGGCCGGCAAAAAGTGTTCGTGCCGAGCCAGCGAGGGCGGTCAAGATCGGATTGCCGAGCGCCTATAGGGAGCGTAGGCTGGGTCTTTTACTGGTAGGGACAGCAACGCCGCAAGGCCTACGCCGGCCAAAAAGGCGCGGAACAGAAGAGCGAAGATGGCGACGGTTTGAATAGAACGGCCTGCCCTTCGTCGAATCTTTCAGGTTCTAATGTAATCGGCGTGGGGCGCTGCGAGTTCGAGCCAGCGAGGTCCGATGTCGAAGAAGCGCGAGGTAAATCGCATGTACAAGTTAACGGTGGCCGTTGTCGGTGCCAGCGCCCTGATTGTGGCAGTGGCGCTGAGCGATGCGGGCGCCTTTTCGTTGTGGGGCTCCAACCCAACTGCGCCCCAGGCGTCCGTGGCGCAGACCGCGCCGCAGCAATTGGCTTCCAGTGCGCCGGCGCCAGCCGGGCAGCCCGAGCCCACGGAACGGCCTGGCGTGATCTCCTCCTTCGCGCCGCTGGTCAAGCGGGTGATGCCGACGGTGGTCAATGTCAGCGTGGTACAGAAGGTCGAGGGCTTCGGCTTCGGCGGGCCTGGGGACCAAGGCGACCAGGGCGATCAAGGTGATCAGGGCGGACAGGGGGGTGGCCAGGGACCGATGCCCTTCAATCCGTTCGAGGGTAATCCATTCGAGCAATTCCGCCACTTCTTTGGACAGGCTCCGCACGAATTCAAGGAGCACGGCCTCGGCTCAGGCGTGATTGTGTCGCCCGACGGCTACATCCTGACCAACAACCACGTGGTGGGTAACGCCGACGAAATCCATGTCATCCTGATGGATAAGCGCGAATTCACCGCCAAGGTGGTAGGCAAGGACTCCAAGACCGATCTAGCGCTGATTAAAATCAATACCAAAGAGCCGCTGCCGGCCGCACCGCTGGGCAACTCGGATGCGACCGAGGTGGGCGACTGGGTGGTGGCGATCGGCAATCCCTTCGGCTTTTCGCTGACCGTGACCGCCGGGATCGTCAGTGCCAAGGGACGTGCGCTGGGCGGCAACTACGACGAGTTCATTCAAACTGACGCCGCCATCAATCCAGGCAACTCGGGCGGCCCGCTGTTCGACATCAGCGGCAAGGTGGTTGGAATTAATACCGCGATCTACAGCCGCACTGGGACCAGCGCCGGGATAGGCTTCGCGATTCCAATCGACCTGGCCAAGGCGGTAATGGACCAGCTCAAGCTTCACGGCAAGGTGATTCGTGGCTGGTTGGGAGTTGAAATCCAGGAAGTGACCCCCGAATTGGCCCAGTCCTTCGGCCTGCCCAAGCCCGAAGGCGCTTTGGTGGCCAGCGTCGAGAAGGATAGTCCGGCGGCCAAAGCTGGTCTTAAGCGGGGCGATGTTATCATCAATTTCGATAACCATCCGGTTCATGAGCAGCATGAGCTGCCCGAGTTGGTGGCGGAAACCCCGATCAGCAAGACCGTCCCGGTCGAAGTCATCCGCAACGGTAGTCACCTTACCGTGCAGGTCAAAGTGGGCCAGCTCAAGGAAACCCAGATGGCCAGCGCCCAGGGCGAGGAACAGGGTGGCCCGGGTTGGGGCTTGCAGGTCGGTGAAATCACCCCCGATATCCAGAAGGAGTTCAACCTCACGGTTGATAAAGGCGTGGTGGTCCGCCAGGTCAAGCCCGATAGCCCCGGGGCCGATGCAGGCTTGCAGCAGGGCGACGTGATTTTGGAAGTCAATCATCAAAAGGTCGGGTCCATCGATGACTTCATGTCCAAGGCCAAGCAAGCCAAGAATCAGGGCAAGCCGGCCTTGCTGCTGGTGCAGCGTGGCGACGTATCGCTCTACACGGTGATTAAGACCGGGGGCTGAGCGCGCGCCCACCACGAACCCGTTGACGGGGAAGTAGCGCATCGTGCTACTTCCCCGTTGTTGTCATTACCGTTGGGCAGAGAGAGCCTGTAGCGCGGTTCGAGCGCGAACGCGGACTGATGTCGTCATTTTGTGATGCAACACTGTGACGTGAGTTTTACTGCCCAAAGCTTTACTTGAATGAGCGAACGTAATGGGAATGGGAGCGGGCCAACACGGCGCTGTGAGGTTCTAATCGCCGGCGCCGGGCCGGCTGGGCTTGCCACCGCGCTTTATTTGTTGCGCCGCCGGCCCGACTTGGCGGGCAAAATCATCGCATTGGAACGAGCTCGCCATCCAAGACCCAAAGTTTGCGCCGGCGGGCTGATCCCCAAGACCTTGGCTGCTCTGGACGAACTGGGCTTGGACCTCGACGTGCCCGCGGCGGTGGTTCGCCGCGGAATCGCCGTCACCGAAGCCGGCCGGGTCGATCTGCCCGGCGACGACGTGCTCTGTAAGGTGATCAGGCGTGACCAGTTCGATGCGTCTTTGGCGCGGGCCGCCGTCGACGCGGGAGTTGAGATCGTCGAGGAGTGCCGTTTGCTACATGTGGCGGTCGACGCTGGCGAGGCCAGGGTGCGAGCCGAACGCGGCGAATTTTGCGCGCCGATAATGGTGGGAGCGGATGGGTCGGGTAGCCGGGTACGCGAACAACTCTTTGGCGCTCGGCGTGGATCGCTGGGCCGGGCCCTGATGCTCGACTTGCCGGCGAACGGCGACGCAGTCGAATTCGCCCAGGCTGCATATCGCTTCGACTTTACCTGCGTGGCGCGGGGAGTCGCGGGCTACTCCTGGTCGTTCCCCTGCCTCGTCGACGGGCGACCACATCTCAACGTTGGAATCTATGAGCAGTTTACCAGCGAGCAGCGAACCAATCGCGCACTTCTCGCGGCTCTGGCGGAAGCTTTTCCCGATCTTGCGATTGATCCCGGGGCGCGAGCGCACTACAAAGCCTTTCCCATTCGCTGGTACGATCCCGCCGATCGCTTTGTCGCGGGTCCGGTGCTGTTGGTAGGAGATGCCGCTGGAATTGATCCGCTAATGGGCGAGGGGATCTCCTTCGCTTTCGAGCACGGCAAACTGGCCGCCGCCGCAATTGACGCTCGTCTGCGCGGTGATTTGAAAGCGCTGGCCGACTACGACCAGCGGTTACATCAGGGTTCGATCGCGCGCAAGCTCCGGCGGCTGCACTTCGCTGCGCGCCGCTTTTACGGGCCGCACCATCGTTGGTATTTTCGGCTTGCGAGTCTCAGCCGGGCCACCCAGCGCATCGGGATCGACTGGTACAACGGGACGCACGGCTTGGACCAACTTTCGACCCTGGCGTTGGCAGGCAAATGGGTGCGGGCGGTTCTAAGCGGACGCGCAATAAGCTAGATTGATTTTCGGCGCAGTCCAGCGCCAACCGGTTTCCAGGGACAAGTCTCATGCCTGAAGCAGTAATCGTTAGTGCCACGCGAACCGCGATTGGGACCTTCGGCGGTATCCTGGCGGCGACGCCGGCCACCGACCTGGCGGCGGTGGTGATCAAGGCCGCATTGGAGCGGGCTAAAATCTCGCCCGAGTCCGTAGACGAGGTGATCCTGGGCAACGTTTTATCCGCTGGCGTGGGGCTCAACCCGGCTCGTATCGCCGCTTTGGCCGCCGGCGTTGGGCAGCAGGTGGGCAGTTATACCGTCAACAAGGCCTGTGGTTCGGGACTCAAAGCGGTAGCGTTGGCGGCTAGTGCGATTCGAGGGGGCGAAGCCCAGGTGATCGTGGCGGGCGGAATGGAGAACATGAGCTTGGCGCCCTACCTGTTGCGCAAGGCACGCTTCGGCTATCGGTTGGGCGATGGCGCCTTGCTCGACAGTATGATCGCCGACGGCCTGCAATGCCCGATCACGCTGGTTCACATGGGTGTGACCGCGGAAAATATCGCCACTCGTTACCAGATCAGCCGCCGCGAGCAGGATGAGTTCGCGGCGCAAAGCCAAAGTCGCTACTTCGCGGCGCTGCACGCGGGTAAATTCGCGAGCGAAATAACTCCGGTGAGCGTGACTCGGGGCAAGGAGAAGATCGAATTCAAGGTAGATGAGCATCCGCGCCAGACCAGCGCAGAGGCGATTGCCAGCTTGCGGCCGGCTTTCAAGGCCGACGGCACCGTGACTGCTGCCAACGCTTCGGGAATTAACGATGGCGCTGCCGCGGTGGTGGTGATGGCGCGGGAAGCCGCCCTTGCCGCAGGAGTGCGGCCCATGGCCAAGATTCGTGCATGGGCCGCCGCGGGAGTCGATCCCGCCTACATGGGGATGGGCCCCGTGCCAGCGGTTGACAAGGCACTGAGTCTGGCGGGATTGCGGCGCGAGGAGATTGGTTTGTGGGAACTCAACGAGGCATTTGCGGCCCAATCTCTGGGTGTATTGCGTGAACTCAAACTAAATCAGGCCCGGGTCAACGTCAACGGCGGCGCGATCGCCCTGGGCCATCCGGTAGGTGCTAGTGGAGCCCGGATCCTGACCACTTTGCTGTACGCGATGGCCGATCGCGGCGAGCGTCTTGGCGTCGCCACTCTGTGCATCGGTGGTGGCCAAGGTATCGCGATGGTGGTGGAACAGGAGGTTTGATAGCAGCCGCCGCTCAGCGCGGTTTGGAGGTTAAAGCAGGAAGAGTGGCTCGGCGAGCAAAACGCAAGAATCTCTGGCTGGGCGTGGGCTATCTGTTAATGGCCGCGCTGACCTTGGTGGTGGCCGGCTTTATCGTGCGACATGATTTAGGCCCGTCTGTGTGGTCGGCGATCATTCATCGCGCGCCCTCGCGTGCCAGTCGCGACCCTGCCACCTGTTCCGCTATCGGCGGTACATCCACGGCTTCCGATGCCCCCGAGAATCTGACCGTCTCTGAGCGCGACACTTTGAGCGCGACGCTCCTCCGCGCCAGCCATTACGCGCCTCGGCGCAGGTCGCGCTGGCGCGGGTCGCCGCGGCTGTCCCCCTTATTCAACGGTTCATCCCTCAGTCAAAGCTAGTTTGGAGCACCTCTGCCCCGTTTTACGCCTTGGAAGGCGTCAAACCGCAAGAGTTTTGATAGGCGCGGCGCAGCCCACCGTGATGAAGGAATAAGAGATGGCACCCCCAAACCCATCTCTCCCGCATGGCAAATCATGGGGTAGTGGGCCACTCGAAGCCTTTCGTCACA encodes the following:
- a CDS encoding acetyl-CoA C-acetyltransferase, with translation MPEAVIVSATRTAIGTFGGILAATPATDLAAVVIKAALERAKISPESVDEVILGNVLSAGVGLNPARIAALAAGVGQQVGSYTVNKACGSGLKAVALAASAIRGGEAQVIVAGGMENMSLAPYLLRKARFGYRLGDGALLDSMIADGLQCPITLVHMGVTAENIATRYQISRREQDEFAAQSQSRYFAALHAGKFASEITPVSVTRGKEKIEFKVDEHPRQTSAEAIASLRPAFKADGTVTAANASGINDGAAAVVVMAREAALAAGVRPMAKIRAWAAAGVDPAYMGMGPVPAVDKALSLAGLRREEIGLWELNEAFAAQSLGVLRELKLNQARVNVNGGAIALGHPVGASGARILTTLLYAMADRGERLGVATLCIGGGQGIAMVVEQEV
- a CDS encoding NAD(P)/FAD-dependent oxidoreductase, translated to MSERNGNGSGPTRRCEVLIAGAGPAGLATALYLLRRRPDLAGKIIALERARHPRPKVCAGGLIPKTLAALDELGLDLDVPAAVVRRGIAVTEAGRVDLPGDDVLCKVIRRDQFDASLARAAVDAGVEIVEECRLLHVAVDAGEARVRAERGEFCAPIMVGADGSGSRVREQLFGARRGSLGRALMLDLPANGDAVEFAQAAYRFDFTCVARGVAGYSWSFPCLVDGRPHLNVGIYEQFTSEQRTNRALLAALAEAFPDLAIDPGARAHYKAFPIRWYDPADRFVAGPVLLVGDAAGIDPLMGEGISFAFEHGKLAAAAIDARLRGDLKALADYDQRLHQGSIARKLRRLHFAARRFYGPHHRWYFRLASLSRATQRIGIDWYNGTHGLDQLSTLALAGKWVRAVLSGRAIS
- a CDS encoding DegQ family serine endoprotease; this encodes MSKKREVNRMYKLTVAVVGASALIVAVALSDAGAFSLWGSNPTAPQASVAQTAPQQLASSAPAPAGQPEPTERPGVISSFAPLVKRVMPTVVNVSVVQKVEGFGFGGPGDQGDQGDQGDQGGQGGGQGPMPFNPFEGNPFEQFRHFFGQAPHEFKEHGLGSGVIVSPDGYILTNNHVVGNADEIHVILMDKREFTAKVVGKDSKTDLALIKINTKEPLPAAPLGNSDATEVGDWVVAIGNPFGFSLTVTAGIVSAKGRALGGNYDEFIQTDAAINPGNSGGPLFDISGKVVGINTAIYSRTGTSAGIGFAIPIDLAKAVMDQLKLHGKVIRGWLGVEIQEVTPELAQSFGLPKPEGALVASVEKDSPAAKAGLKRGDVIINFDNHPVHEQHELPELVAETPISKTVPVEVIRNGSHLTVQVKVGQLKETQMASAQGEEQGGPGWGLQVGEITPDIQKEFNLTVDKGVVVRQVKPDSPGADAGLQQGDVILEVNHQKVGSIDDFMSKAKQAKNQGKPALLLVQRGDVSLYTVIKTGG